The nucleotide window GGTTCTGACCACTGTGAGAGAGACACCTCAGTGAACATCTTGGGCATTCATtagaaagcaaagaaaaccaTATTTTGGGAGTAGGATCATTGTATTCCTAGAGTAAAGGCAACTCCAGAAACCCTCAAGCAAACCTTTTTCCAAGCAAGTCTAAAGGGTCCAAATGATCTCCAAGTAAATTAACTGCCTTCCAGAAGAAAACTCAACCTCCTTAGAGTTAAGGAACACAGTCTAGTTGCTCAGTTATATGGCTTTTCTACAATGTGTGACCTCAATTAAAAATTTACTAGACACACAAGAAGCATTTAGTGTGATCCATAACCAGGAGAAAAATCACTCAACACAAACGGACCCAGCAATGATAGAAATGATGGCAttggcaaaaatatttaaaatgcaccTATGAGAACTATGTTCAGGGATATAAGGAAAACCTGACCATGAGAGAAACAATTGTAGAatatcaagagaaagaaaaagaattaaagagccaaatataaattaaagaacTGAGAAAAGGCAATCTCTAATGAAGAATTCACTGGATGGCCTTATCATCACTTTAGACATTACAATAGGAAAAGTGaactagaaaataattaaatagaaactAGACAAACCACAggaaagacacacacactcacacacacatacacacaaagactGAACCAACTAATCAGCAGAGCCTCAAGGACATCTATAAAAACATCCAaacatttcatatacatgttaAGCACGTCACAGAAGGAGAGCAAAGAGATATTGTGACAGAAATTATACTTGAAGCCATGATGGCTGACAACTTTCCAAATATCCAGAAAACAAGAAACTTACAGAGTCAAGAAGCTCAGTGACTCAGATATACAATTctaaagagcaaaactctgtgctCTACTGGGGGACATCATAGTTAAATTGTCCCAGTTCAAAGCTAAGCAGAAAAACCATTTCCAGAAGCCAGAGGAAGGAAAGATCCTTTAACGTAGAGGAGctacgacaaaaaaaaaaaaaaaaaaaggctgatgcCATCTCATCAGCAACAATGCAAGCCAGAAACCATGGAATAACATCTTTAAAGtgacaaaatagaaacaaaagatcAACCTAGAACACtatatccagaaataaaaatcccttgaaaatgtatttatacaaaGGAATATTCTGTAcctccccaaaacaaacaaaaatctaaaagccTGTCTGATTGGCAGTTTCCCATAAGAAAAGGTGTAAAGgaccaggcacattggctcacacctgtaatcctagcattttgggaggccaaggtgggtggatcccttgagatcaggtgttcaagacgagcctggctaacagtgtgaaaccccatctctactaaaaatacaaaaaaaaaaaaaaaatagctgggtgtggtggcgcatgcaggtaatcccagctactctggagggtgaggcaggagaatcacttgaaccctggaggcagaggttgcagtgagccaagatcaccaagattgcaccactgcactccagcatgggcaacaaagcaagattccctctcaacagaaaaagaaagaaaagtgttaaagttaggcacagtagctcacgcctgtaatcatagcattttgagaggtctaggtgggcggatcagctgagatcaggagttcgagaccagcctgtccagcatggtggaaccccatccctactaaaaatacaaaaaattagtcggtcgtggtgacacatgcctgtaatcccagctacccaagaggccaaggcaggagtatcgctggaacctgggaggcggagactgcagtgagctgagatcacagcactgcactccagcctaggtgacagagtgagactctgtctcaaaaaaaaagaaaaagaaaagatgttaaaGAAAGCTATTTAGGTAGAAGGAATATAATACCAGGTAAAAACCTTAATCCATACTATGTAATGAAGAAGCCTGGAAATCGCAAATGTCAAGTTCAATGTAAAAGATTGTATTCATCTAATTTATTACTGTCTTTGACAGATCGACTCATTGAAGCAAAATGAtagcaatgtatttttttaacatatgtaAAGGTAAAAGTTTGAAAGCAGTAGCATCAATAATGTAGGGAATCTGTGGAAGTACACAGTTTGTGATGTCATCCATGATGTTAGGTAATATAAATGTGGGGTTATGTGGTTGAATGCAGTAGGTCCAAGAGGGATATTGTGAGTCCTAGAGCCACTACCATCATTAAAACATAGAGGAATAGATTATAATTAGACTATTCCATTATccaaaagaataaaggaaaggaagagtaCAAAATAAAGAAGATGAGGTCCAGGCAGAAAATGCATAGCATCCTGACCGACTGAAACTCAGCCCCCTCCTAAGTGAATTCCATGAAACAGGATGATACACTGGACATGAAAGGCAGAGACGGTTAAGTTGAGTAAAAACCAAAGCCCAGTGAGGTTCTTTTACAATCAGTGCCCtttaaatggaaaaactgaatgGAAAACCAAAGTATGGAAACGCTATACCTGGAACACGTGAAGCAGAGGAAAGCTGGAGTGGCAATGTCAAGATCAGACAAAGGAGATTTCAGGACAAGAAATAAGACCAAGATCAGAAGGACATTTCATGAGTGAAAAGGGTTCATCCATGAAGACGTACCAAGGCTAAATGTGTTGTACCCTAATAAGAGCCCTTCTGATATATGAAGCAATGACTGAAAGAACTCAAGAGAGAAGTAGATAAGCCAATAACCAGTTAGAGGTTTCCTTGCTTCTCTCTCACTATGGTTATAAATCTTCCCCAAACACAATATACTAgaacaaatatgcaaaaaatcAGGCAAAATTCTATTATCTCTGCAAAATGTTGACCTACTAAACACTATGCcaaactgcagaatacacattcaaGTGTGCATGAAGCATTTGCCGAGGTATACCCTACATGTGGCCTTTCAGCAAGTCTCCATAGATTTAAACGAAATAAAGAGTGTGTTTTCTGAACACAACAGAATGAAGTAATGTACGAACaaggaaaagtttgctgacttctCAAAGATTTGGACGTGAAAAGGcacatttcaaaatattccttGAGACATAGAAGAAATCACCAAGGAATTTAGAAAAGTTGTGAACTGGATAAGAAAAGAACACAATCTATCCAAACTTGTGGGATGCAATGAAtgtttttagggttttctctAATGTTTGATGCTCTTAGGAGAAAACAGACATGTAAAAATCAATGATTTCAGActgcagttctcaaagtgtggtctgtagAAACCTGAGGACCCTTGAGATACCTTCGGAGAGAGTCAATAAGGCTAAAACACTTCGCATTGAGAAAACGAAGATTTTATTGgcccttttgagacagagtctcgctctgttgcccaggctggagtgcagtggcatgatctcggctcaatgtaGCCTCCGCCTTCCCAGTTCAatctattttcctgcctcagcctcctgagtagctgggactacaggcacgtgccaccatgcctggctaattttttgtattttcagtaaagatggggtttcactgtgttagccaggatagcctcgacctcctgacctcatgatccgcctgcctcagcctcccaaagtgctggcattacaggcatgagccaccacgcccagcccagtttGGGTTTCTAATGCAATAAATACTCATCATGTATACTGAAAAATGAAAGCTCCTTAAGATCCCCAATACTTTGTAAGAGTCTCAAGGGTCCTATGAGCAAACACTTGACAGTTGTTGATCTAAGTTGACAATTGTTGATTTAAGTTGACAGTTGTTGATTTAAGTTGATCACAACTTAAATATCTagacaagaaaaagcaaataagatTCAAGGAAAGTGAATGGAAGGAAATAAGCCAAACTAATTACATCCAGTGGACAAGAAAATAGGCCATCAAGGGAATAAATCCATGAAACagaaagttggttctttgaaaagatccaTATGATTGACCAAAGTCTGGCTAAACAGAAGACAGACCAAGGAGGGAGCATATCCATCACCATCAGGAGTAACAGTGGAGAGGCACCATTGCTTAGCATCCTCCAGGTCTTAAAGCTGCAAAGATATTGAGAACAACGGTATGTTATCAATTCAAGAACATAGATAATGTGGATCGATTCCTTAGGAGAACAACAATCAGCAAACCAGACGCCAAATAGATCACATAGTCCtatagagagagatacagagagcCAGAAGGAGGTGAATTTGTATATGCATAAAACAATCTACAGGACACACCTCAAAGTCTTTCTCGGTTAATCTGGAGGAATGTACTcggcagaaggtggaaggagggtatttggatcttctcttgtACACACTGATGTTTTCTTCTGGAGCATAGACAACTTTGGATGTCTTATAATAAGAATGATAATCTGTCTTTGAAATGTTCAGAGTTGTTTCAAAGTTAAGGACTGTTTGTGCATGTTATGGGACCATTAGTGTGAATATTTCAAAGTCgcttgttaacattttattacagCAAAACATAGAGGGTGCCGGATGCCCTTGTATCTTCTCCCATCTCTTGTGACCTGTATTGTTTTGGAATTTGCAGCAGCCTGACCAGGAACAACTGCGAGAATCCAGATGCTGAGATTCGCCCTTGGTGTTCCACCACGGGTCCCAGTGTCAGGTGTGAGTACTGCAGCCTGACGCAATGCCTGGTGACAGACTCAAGTGTCCTCATGACTCCCACTGTGATCTTGATTCCAAGCACAGGGACTCCTTTTGAACAAGGTAAGAAGTATGTGGCCAGACAACCACACCCTGGGACGTTGGGGTGAAAAGAGTTGCAAAATCTTAGTGATACAGAAGCCTTCCATGCCGCACGGGAAGTCAAATGCGTACTCAG belongs to Macaca thibetana thibetana isolate TM-01 chromosome 4, ASM2454274v1, whole genome shotgun sequence and includes:
- the LOC126953674 gene encoding apolipoprotein(a)-like yields the protein MTPHQHQRTTEYYPNGSLTRNNCENPDAEIRPWCSTTGPSVRCEYCSLTQCLVTDSSVLMTPTVILIPSTGTPFEQAPAEQSPSVQECYQEKVCQFLV